The following are encoded in a window of Desulfuromonadales bacterium genomic DNA:
- a CDS encoding ABC transporter permease has protein sequence MARWLISAGGLTVIGSVIFILLLIVRVAVPLFQAPRAEVFSRFALPPEVPAAEVLTVGLDEYLESAFTISRDGSFAFFEARRGELFDRLTLEPPVPEAQVRGVEYDGGHIYELLWSDGSLSLEQIRFQPQFDEQGGRKVVFNHERLALFPPPAPGHPVRSLARIDAEGRQTRVSLLADNRLLVEQTEITEDFLGNRSEERHEQVLEDAPAETVTALTLDHTGHALYVGTGSGILLRWNLEEAGSPVLLDRVPAFAEPRPVTALGLVFGDISLAVGDAQGGLSTWFPVVGEENSGEKRLHRIHTLKAHAGAVTAILPSRRDKSLLSLDQGGALHLDHMTSERHLLALEGAGALRHFAFSARGNGVFAVAADGQATLWTVDNPHPEVSLGTLFGKVWYEGYPAPAHVWQSSSASDDFEPKFSLTPLIFGTLKGTFYAMLLAVPLALFGAIYTSQFGSPRLRQMIKPTVEIMAAIPSVVIGFLAAL, from the coding sequence ATGGCCCGCTGGCTGATCAGCGCCGGCGGTCTGACCGTCATCGGCAGCGTCATCTTCATTCTCCTGCTGATCGTCCGGGTTGCCGTCCCGCTCTTCCAGGCACCGCGGGCGGAGGTCTTCTCCCGCTTTGCCCTGCCGCCGGAGGTGCCGGCAGCAGAGGTTCTGACCGTCGGCCTCGACGAATATCTGGAGAGCGCGTTCACCATTTCCCGCGATGGCAGCTTCGCCTTTTTCGAAGCTCGCCGGGGAGAACTGTTCGACCGGCTGACCCTGGAGCCGCCGGTCCCCGAAGCGCAGGTGAGGGGGGTCGAATATGACGGCGGACACATCTATGAGCTGCTCTGGAGCGACGGCTCGCTCAGTCTCGAGCAGATCCGGTTCCAGCCGCAGTTCGACGAACAGGGGGGGCGCAAGGTTGTCTTCAACCACGAGCGGCTGGCCCTTTTCCCGCCGCCGGCGCCGGGGCATCCGGTTCGCTCCCTGGCGCGCATCGACGCTGAGGGGCGCCAGACCCGGGTGAGTCTGCTCGCCGACAACCGTCTGCTCGTTGAGCAAACGGAAATCACTGAGGATTTCCTCGGCAACCGCTCGGAAGAGCGCCACGAACAGGTGCTGGAAGATGCTCCGGCCGAGACGGTCACCGCCCTGACCCTCGACCACACGGGGCATGCCCTCTATGTCGGCACCGGCAGCGGCATTCTGCTGCGCTGGAATCTGGAAGAGGCGGGCAGTCCTGTGCTTCTCGACCGGGTGCCGGCCTTTGCCGAACCCCGCCCCGTGACCGCCCTCGGGCTGGTCTTCGGCGATATCTCCCTGGCGGTCGGCGACGCGCAGGGCGGGCTTTCGACCTGGTTTCCCGTGGTTGGCGAGGAGAACTCAGGTGAAAAGAGGCTGCACCGCATCCACACCTTGAAGGCACATGCCGGTGCGGTGACGGCAATTCTTCCGTCGCGGCGGGACAAGTCGCTGCTCAGCCTCGATCAGGGCGGCGCCCTGCACCTCGACCATATGACCAGCGAGCGGCATCTGCTGGCTCTCGAGGGGGCGGGCGCCCTCCGCCATTTTGCTTTTTCCGCCCGCGGCAACGGCGTCTTCGCCGTTGCCGCCGACGGCCAGGCAACCCTCTGGACGGTCGACAATCCGCACCCGGAGGTGAGCCTCGGCACCCTCTTCGGCAAGGTCTGGTACGAGGGATATCCGGCGCCGGCGCACGTCTGGCAGTCGTCGTCGGCCAGCGACGACTTCGAGCCGAAATTCAGCCTCACCCCCCTCATCTTCGGGACCCTCAAGGGGACCTTCTACGCCATGCTCCTCGCCGTGCCGCTGGCCCTGTTCGGCGCCATCTATACGAGCCAGTTCGGCAGTCCCCGGCTGCGGCAGATGATCAAGCCGACGGTGGAGATCATGGCGGCCATCCCCTCGGTGGTCATCGGCTTTCTGGCGGCCCT